The nucleotide sequence ATTCGAGGTGAGCCACGTGACACAAAAGTACGACAACGACTTTAAACTCCATGCTGTTCAACTCGCTTTGGAAGGCCACAAGCCAGCAAGTGAAATCGCAGGCGATCTCGGGATATCTGTGAAGAGTTTGTACGGGTGGATCGCGAAGTATCGCGAAGATCCTGAAACCCCGTTCGTCGGAAGCGGAAACCTGAGACCGGAAGCGAAAGCGATGCGCGATCTGGAGCGGGAAAATCGCCAATTGCGAGAGGAGAATGAGATCCTAAAAAAAGCCATGCGCATCTTCACCAACGACCGGAAGTAGTGTATGCCTGGATCCACAAGCACCGCTCCGAATTTCCGGTTCAGAAGATGTGCAAAGTCCTCGGTGTATCTCGGAGCGGCTACTACGCATGGCGCGGACGGCCCGAAAGTCTTCGCGCCAAGCGCAGGAAGCGACGGATCCGTCGCATTCATGAGCTGTTCCTGCAATCTCGTCGACTGTACGGGAGTCCCAAGATCACAGCGCTCCTGCGTCAGGACGGGGAACGGATTGCACAAAAGACGGTCGCACGTCTCATGCGAGAGCACGGGCTTCGGAGTCGTACCGTACGCAAGTACAAAGCGACAACGGATTCGAAGCATCGTCATCCCGTGCATGAGAACGTCCTCAATCAGCGTTTTGTGGCAGAACGGCCAGGGCAGGTCTATATGGCAGATATCACGTACATCCCCACGGATGAAGGATGGGTGTATCTTGCCAGCGTTGAGGATCTAT is from Alicyclobacillus vulcanalis and encodes:
- a CDS encoding IS3 family transposase (programmed frameshift) translates to MTQKYDNDFKLHAVQLALEGHKPASEIAGDLGISVKSLYGWIAKYREDPETPFVGSGNLRPEAKAMRDLERENRQLREENEIPKKSHAHLHQRPEVVYAWIHKHRSEFPVQKMCKVLGVSRSGYYAWRGRPESLRAKRRKRRIRRIHELFLQSRRLYGSPKITALLRQDGERIAQKTVARLMREHGLRSRTVRKYKATTDSKHRHPVHENVLNQRFVAERPGQVYMADITYIPTDEGWVYLASVEDLYSRKIVGWSAGARMSKELCIRALEQAQKRRLQRDGVVLHHSDRGSQYASQAYQDRLKAYGMTASMSRKGNCYDNACMESFHSVLKRELVYLERFRTQAEAIRRIFEYIEIWYNRQRIHGAVGYRTPDEVERQYFEAKLKGVGADGQVSA